The window CCCTGTCGGAAGGGATAGGGCACACGCGGCCTAGTCACCAGTCTTACCCAGGATTCGGAGTGGGCTCGAAAGAAGGAGCAGGCCAATCTCCAGATGCAGGGCAGAGTCTTCCAGAAGCTTCTTTACAGAGTGCCTTTCTTGgacaccattattattattattaatgggcACGAAGGAGGCTGTTCCCTTATGTATAATCCCGATGTGGGGTCTGATGGTGCTGTGCCCTGCAGCAGTCTTGGGGGAGGAGCAGAAATGTTGTGGGGACTCTCCCCACTGAGCTGAAGACAGAGGGTCTGCACACTGAGAGGCAAGAATAAAGTATGGATTAAGTAACTCCAGGATTGCTCAGGGAGCAATGCCAGGAGCATGGGGGAGAGGATGTGGGTGGAGGGGCAAGAGTGCACATCAGTGCTAGTGAGGTATCTGATCCCATGAGAGGGGGGCAGGCAGTATGGCAGATGAGGAGGCTGATCCCATACAACAGAGGTGAGTGCAGGCAGTGAGGGATGGGAGACAGGAAGAAGGGTTCACCCAGTCCAGGCTTGTTGAGCTGAGGCCCAAAGGAGGTGCAGTCTCTGGCAAATGACAGAGGCCATGCCTTTCTTTGAGCCTCATGGGCTTACTCCCTGTCCccatctccaaaaaaaaaaaacaaaaaaaaaaaagaaagaaaaaaagaacctggGCATGCAAGATATCCCACTTTGGTTTGGACTGGCTTTGTCATAACCCATTTATCTGCCTTCTTTATAATTAGCCACCTTGAGGCCACTCCATTGCAGGCCCCTCCTCCGGCAAGCATCACCCACCACCTTTGGATGAGCCCACCTTCTTGCATTTCTTGCAGTTGAACTATTTTTCTACCTGGTGACTGACTCAGCATGACCTCAGATGTCCTTCCTCCTCCCATGTTGGTGGTGCAGTCCTTACCTTTCCAGGCTGTTTCCAGCCATCAGAGTTCCCTGAATCAATTCTTCCCCGGATGCATAGAACAAAAGTGGGCCTATGCCTTATTGCCACATACCCGAAATCAAGAACAGGATGCACACAGATTCCACAGTCCTTTCTAATTAAAGTTAATAAACATTAGCCtctcctacagtgtttccccaaaaataagagctagccggacaatcagctctaatgtgtcttttggagcaaaaattaattaatttttggagcaaaaattaatataagacccagtaatataagactgggtcaatataatataatataatataatataatataatataatataatataatataatataatataccggtcttatgtcaatttttgctccaaaagacgcattagagccgattgtctggctaggtcttatttttggggaaacacagtagtatgtTCTTCTCTCTTCTGGATTAGGACTCTTCATAGTTCTTAAACTTTTCCCTTTTTGAGGATAGTTATGGGCTCTATCCTCAAACTTCGTTAGTGATAATTGCTCTTTTCCATGCTCAGCTTGTCAACCTTTGGTAAATGACAGCTATTCTGAGCCAGTCATTTTGTCCtttcagagaattttaaaacGTCCCTACTTTTgggtaacaaaaacaaaaacaaaacagaacaaagattatatatatatatatatatctccatagcaaaagtgatgtgtgacatggagcattatcatgatggaagatgatttatggcacactttaaaacacactttctctcaaccatagctcacacctgactgactacacggagcaagttgaaacttgtcacacactgttactaaggtttgacgtgccgtttcccatattgaagatccctgcttttccattggatggcactcggcagcagcattcaccatattttgtgatcacaacggaaaggctccgtgtcacacattgcttatggtatatggcaatttctgtaaaataaaaacattacggtgtgtcctcatccaccttattcaccagatctggtaccatGCGATTTCTGGcacctccccaaagtcaaaatcacaatgaaaggtaaatgttttgagtcAATTCAGGACATGTAGGCAGACATTACAGCtcaagtaaagacactcacgaaagaggacttccagaactgctttagaaagtggcaagaaagatgggataagtgtattcaaagtgagggggagtattttgagtgaggttaatggcaatgtgtcttttactgtaatacatttttttatttaaagtcaccatatattttaatcacacgtcatacacatgtgtgtgtgtgtgtgtgtgtgtgtgtgtgtagcaagagagagagagagagccacaAAAGGTATACAcgctttaagaaaggaaaaaactatattaaacttataatattcaatatataccaataacaaaagatgaatacaagtcatgtttgacttctgcaattacaagaggtgctcaaagtggttaccattagcgtccagacacttctgattatggcgaactactgcttgagcagtgttgagcaaagtatccacttgtatacattgtgtctacttgtatacattttttggcatatatatatattctttccaaGACAACCTCTGGAAAGATCTTCCACATCAAAATTACCTAGTTCAGatattactaaattatttttctttaatattgtcCTAATGTAAACTTACgttatattctttttataatacTCTGACtttgttttaccttttccttCCTGGAACAGGCCCTTAGGAGTCTCTGACCTTACTCTTGGTCATTTGATTGACACTGAATTTACACCGAGGGTCTCAGAGCTTCTGGCCACAGCCCTTTCTCTCCTGACAGACCCAAAGGATTTCACTTGACTCTGAGCACAACCCCAGTGGGGTTGCAAAAATCCAGGTTTACAGCCTGAGAGAACCGAATTCCTTGTGGGACCCACATTTGAGAGGACTGGGACGTGAGGAAACAGGAACCCATACCTCCAAGGAAGGCTGGCCAGAGTGGGACTGTCAACTTGGTGAAACACAGGCTTCGGGTGGACACAATTTGGAGGAGAtggctgggaaggaggaaggacgATGGCTTCAAAGATGGGCATGGCCAGAGGCACTCTAGGACTCAGGTTGGCTCCCCTGCAGAAAGATGTCCACTCTAATCTCAGACACACTAGTATTAGGGGTACCACCCCGTGAATTAGCCTACTGCTCTGACTGCATGGTTTCTTGttcctttaaaattatactttattgcttttatgttttgtttaagtATACTTggtatatacttttatattagtgacattagtttcagatgtacaatatagTGTTGCGACATTTCTATACCTTACGATTGATCACctcactaattctagtaatcgtGTGTTACCGTGCAAACCTAtcacagtattgttgactatactccccttcacctttttggcccatccccccacctccctcccctctggcaaccatccctttgatctctgtttctatgagtctgtttttgttttggtttgttcatctgttttgttttcgTAGATTGTACATATAAGTAGCACCATATGGGGTAACAACAATctaaactatataaagaactcatacaactcaacaacaacaagacaaataatctaattgaaaaatgggcagagaacctgaacaggtacttttcccaagaagacatacaaatggccaacagatatatgaaaagatgttcaacttcactagctctaagaaaaatgcaaataaaaaccacaatgagatgccacctcacacttattagaatggctgtaatcaataagacaagaaacaAGTGTTGGGTAGGACgtggagaaacaggaactttcataccctgctggtgggaatgtaaatttgtacatCCACTATGGGAAATAGcatggaggatcctcaaaaaattaagaatagaactactatatgatccagcaattcctcttctgggtatctccctgaaatttttgaaaatatttattcataaagatatatggacctttatgttcattgtagcattattcatggtggccaaaatgtggaaacaacctaagtgtccttcaatggatgatgGCATAAAGAAGATGTTTTATATATGAATACTACTCAgtcaaacaaacaaccaaaaagatgaaatactggcatttgtgacaacgtggatagatcttgagagtatcatgctaagcaaaataagtctgacggaaaaggacaagaaccatatgatgtcactcatatgtgggatataaaatagaaagcaacacacaaaccaacaaaacaaagaaaaaaactcatagacacagaaaacagtatgatggttaccagagaagggggtgggaaCAGGTTAGAGAGGgtaaagagatcaaatatatagtgatggaagagGACTAGActttgagtggtgagcacacaaggcaatatacagatgatgtattatagaatgtacacttgaaacatataactttattaaccaatatcacccctaataaatttaataaaaatatttcataaactaGTGGATGAACAATgtaaatctataaattaaaaaaagatcatatcatctgcaagtaaagacaattttacttcttcctttctgattcgggtgacttttatttctttatttttccatatctGATTGGCCTGGcaagacttccagtactatgttgaataaaactggTGAGAGTGATCacccttgccttgttcctgatcttagaggaaaagctttcaagcTTTCCctgttgaatatgatgttagctgtgggcttgtcatatatggagtttattatgttgaggtatgttccttctatacccaatttgttgagacattttttttaatgaaaaaaatgttgaattttgtcaaatgcacttttttttcacatttttgaggTGATCATATAATCACCTTATCGTTTActctattaatgtggtgtattacatctATTGATTTGACTATGAATCATCCTTgtatcccagaaataaatcccacttaatcatggtgtatgcactttaatgtgctgttgaattcaattttctaatattttgttagtTTCTGTGTCTATATTCCTCAGAGaggttggtctgtagttttattttcttgtggtgCCATTATCTGtctttggtatcagagtaatgctgccCTTGTAAAGTGAGTTTCCTCTTCAGTTTGGGGAAAGGGTTTGAGAAGAAATGTTGTTAGTTCTTATTTAAATGtatggtagaattcactagtgaaatcATCTTGTTTTAGGCTTTCTTTGACTGAGaatttttttgttactgattaAATTCCCTTACCTGTCATTGGTCTGGTCaggttttgtatttcttcatgattcagtcttggtacattgtgtgatcttgggaatttatccattttttcctaagttatccaatttgttggcatgtaattatACATAGTACTCTGTTATGATCCTTTGTGTTCCTGTTGTGTCAGTtgtaatttctcctctttcatatatgattttatttatttgagacttttgggggtttttttaGTCTAACTAAAGACTGGCaaattttgttatcttttcaaaaatcagcccatagttttattaatcttttctattgtttttgctggtctctattttatttatttttgctctgatgtttgttatttcctttttgctAATTTtaggcttagtttgttctttttgtagttcCTTGAGTAGTAGAGTTAGGTTACTTATTTGAGATCTTCCtgttttcttaatgtaggcatttatcactataaccttccctcttagaactgcttttgcatCATGCCATAGGTTTTGatgtgttgtttccattttcatttctttcaaaatatgtttatttcctttttgatttcttctttgacctattgATTATTGAGCACCTTGTTAATTTATACACATTTgggaattttccaattttcctcctgttattgatttctagcttctTACCATTGTcatcagaaaagatacttggcatgattttaatcttaaattttccATGACCTATCCAGGAGATATCCTATCATATGACTTATCTGggaaaatgttctgtgtgtgcttgagaagaatgtgtatcctgctgctgttggatggaatATTCTGAATATGTCTGTTAGGTTTATTTGGTCTAAAGTTCAAgttcaatgtttccttttttattttctttcaagatgACCTTCCATTGTTGGAAGTAGGGTATTGAactcccctactattattgttgtctgtttctcctgttaatatttgctttatattcttAGGTGCTCTGATgctgggtatatatatatatgactgttTTATCTTCTCAATGAactgacccctttatcattatatagtgaccttctttgtctcttgttaccatttttggcataaaatctattttgtctgatataagtatagctatttcctgttgtcttttggttttcctttgcatggaatatctttttccatcccttcactttgagcctatgtgtgtccttaaaaCTGAAGAACGTCTTTTGTCGGCAGCATGTAATTTAGTCTTGGTTTTTAATCCACTATGACACTCTATGCCTTTTGATTAGagaatttaaacaatttattatttaaagtaattattgatacataAGTACTTACTAATGCCATATTATTGTTTTCTGGCTTTTTTATAgttctcttgcttcttttcttgcttcctttctttgaCAACTGATGATTTTTCCATAATGGTATGCACTGAATTTCTTCTCTTTATGTTTTGTATGTTTACTGTAGGTTTTTGCTTCatggttaccatgaggtttaCATAAGACATCTTATAGATATAGCAGTTGAAGTTAAGTTGTAATTTTATGTTGATAACAACTTACTTTGAATTTCATGTGAAAACTCTactcttttacacacacacacacagatcttaTGTTTTTTATGtcacaatttacatattttacatattgtaccagtaacaaattattgtagctacaattatttttttaaacttttgtccTATAACCTTTCTACTAGAGTTAAGTGATTAACACACcaccatattatattattagtgtATTTTGAATTTGACTATATACTTACCTTTAGCAGGGTGttacatgttttcatattttttcaggTTACTAATGAACATCGTTTCATTTCAACCTGAAGAACTCCTTTCAGCATTATGCAAGGCAGgtctggtggtgatgaagtccCTTAGGTTATGTTTATTTGGTAGTGTTTATctctttcattttggaaagacaactttgctgggtaaagtattcttggttggcagggtttttattttctttcagcaatttaaatatatcattctactttctgcaaGGTTTTTGGTGAGACATCTTCTGACAGTCTTATGTGGGTTCCCTTATATATGAAGAATTTGGttgtttctgtttgcttgtttgttttgtttttctttctttcttttttttttttttttttctgacttaaaaaTTCTGTCTTTGAATGGAAGGTCTAAGATGATGGATTAGGTAAATGCCATGCCTACTGCCTTCCAgtatcacaccaaaattacaaataaatcatagaacaatcaacctcaaaaTCAGGTGAAGACCAGCTGAACAGACCCCTATAATAAAGGATCTAAAGAAGAGGCcatatcaagactggtaggagggtcagagatgtGAGATAGGCTGACCCCAACCCCACAGATAGTGTTTGAACACCAAGAGGGACACCTCCTTGGTGGGGGTCCCTCCCAAAATAaagaggggtcccagccctacaagaggctccccagcccaggggtcctgtgccaggaagaggagtccccacaacatctggcagtgagaatcagtgaggactctgtccaTCCCGGTGAGATAGAAGGTGGCTGGAAATACAGATGCCCTGTGTTTCCAGATGCTGGAAACAGACTGtacacagactcattcacttgcAGACCCTCACCTTATCTCTGGTGAAGGGGCGGCAACTCGAGAAGCACCAGAGATATACAGGGAAAGACttagttgtgtggctttgggacaAGGGCTGGAAGGACCAGTTTCCATTGTACCTGTGTGGAGTCTGTCTCTTGTGTAGCCTATAGGAAGGTGCCATATTTTCTATGTTGTACCTACCCCCCAAAGGACCAAATCTGAGACTggattggtctggtaaaatccatgcATGTGCAAGACTTTGGTGACGCCCTGGGTCCTTGCCCCCACACAGCTAGTACTGCATCGCTGGGGGCACTCTTGGCTACCTAGCAGCCAGCCCCACTCCCACCGGCTGTGGAAGACTTTTACAGGAGCAGATGGACTGCAGTGGTTTGGACAGCTTTTGGTTGTGAGCAGAAAGCTACACTTTGCAGTGCAGACTCTCTTAAACCGCTCTCAGGGACATGCAGGCCTTAGGTGAGTAGTGGCTAGCCATGGCGTCCTCAAGATGTTTTTGCAAAATGGTTTCAGGCCCAGCACTGATGCAAGAACCAAAACTGCattgactttgtaaaaaccaagCCCACACTCCGTAACTCCCTGGAACCCCAATCTGCCCCTCTAGTGCTGCATCACCaagggcactctcaacactgggtcaaccagcccactccatgcacctaaggaggctctttcaatgacTGAGATTTACAGGCAGCTGGCAGATGGCAAAAGGCCTAGGGGGACCCTGAGttccaaacaaaataattaataaaatatgtgacCTACAGTCTCTCCTGCAGTTTCACATGATGTGCTTCGGGTGGATTTTTTTGTCATTAACTTATGTGTAACTGGTTGAAGTTTTTGGATCTGAGGTTTCATATCATTcaacaattctgaaaaattatcatctattatctcttcaaatatttccccttccacattttctttattatattccCAAATTAGATGTAAGTTAGTTTTATCTATTATCACCTCAATGTAGCTTAATCTCtcctttgtatttttcatctctttgtccCAAGGtcaatttaagtattttattttaacctgCCATCCAGTCTGCAAAATATATCTCCAGTTGTGTCTAATATACTGTTTAACCTATACTAAATCTAACCCATATTTTGTaattctaattattatattttatttctagaagttctatctaattcttttccaaatctacttggttattttaaaaatgtgttgttcctcatattttcatgtcttaaaacatattgaacatttttatgttaacTAAGTGTCTGATAATTCAAGGAGATGAAATACAATGCTGCTGTCTTATTGTTTCTTCTCACTTTCATTCATAGCGTTTTATTTCCCTATGCAGTTTTATGCTAAGTGCAACTCATTTTCTTTGAGGTTCTTTTACTATGGAAGTTATCTGAGGCATGAATTGAAGCTCAGATACTCCAGACGAACCACACCAACAACAGAGTGAGGTTTTCTTGACcactaaaataatttgaaacctAGCTTTAATCTTGTCTGAAGGGTGGCTTCTACTTAAGAATTTTCAAGgaattttctccctcttctgcaTGGCACCAATAGCAAGCAGGCAGTTCTCTGCTGTTCTCTTAGTGTCACTTATTCTGGTTCTGAGACTTCTGGGGTTTTCACTTCATAGGTCTCCATGACATTCCTCCCAGTAGGTGGGTGTGTCCTGGACTTGGTTTCTTCCTCCGCCCGCCCCCCACATCCTAAGCAGCTGCCAAAATGAGAGCACATGGCCCCAGACTCAGCAGATCCTCATGCTGACTTTCCAGGCTCCAACTTTCAGTAATGTTCTGGTTTCTGTGTGTTTGTCAGCAACTATGCTTCATCGGTGGAGGGTGTGGAGGAAGCCACTAGAAGGATACAGATTGGAGCCTCATCCCACTTTGACCAGCGTTCTGTTGAGTCACCTTCGCTTGCTTCTATTTTCAAGTAGGGCTACAGTGTCATTAAAATACAGCTTTCTCTACTTAAAAACTGCTGAAATGTTGAAAACATTCAACTGAGTTCATCTTAAAGTTCTTGTTGCACAATTACATTTCACAGTTTTGAGGAGCTGGCCATAACTGGATGCTGATGCACCCACTATATACTCTTTAACCTCAGCCTGCCAGAGAGTGAAGTCTGTAATCTGAGAAATGGTGACAATATCACTGTGCCTCCTGGATGAGAAGTGATCCCAGACCATCCCCAATAGCCCCCAGTGGCAGAGTGTATAGGAATGGGAGCACGGCCTAGGGAAGCACCATGATGTCCTCGCTGGCTGCTGTGAGCCACATGTAAGTCCTGGCTCCAATGTGGTGGTACTTGTCCAGGGGAAACACCACCATGGGGTTAACATACAGTGTTATTAGCACTGAGTAGATAAGCAGCTGCTCCTATCCCAGGAACAGCCCTGCACCCAGATGCCTGAAATCCTGGTCTCTGCATAGATCCTCCAGAAGTAGTAGGCAATAGAGCTGTGCATAGAAAGACAGTGCACAAGATTCAGCTGTGGGTGACAGTGCCAAGGGGGTCATAGCCTGACTTGGTGCCCAGGCTCAGCTACAGGATGCCTGAGGCCCCTTGTTCCTCCAACCTGGCATCCTGCTGAGCCAAATGAGAAGTGTGGGGAAGAAGTAGGCCAGCAGCCAAATGAGGACCAGCACCTTCAGGGCAGTCTCGCAGGACATGAAGGAGAGGTAATATAGAGGATGAGTGACTGCCAGGGAGTATGCAGCACAGTAGCCATGAGGGACAGGATGGTGCTGGTGTAGGCAGTGAAGACGGAGTCTGTGAGAACACCGCAGGTGACATGGCCCAGGGCCCAGCTGTCCCATGTCGCTAGAGGAGATGAGCACGTGGAAGAAAATGTAGGACAGATCTGAGAGCAGGATGTTAGCCAACTGCAGATGGTGGAGCACTTACCACAGCCTCTGGCTCCACAGGATGGTCAGAGTCACAGGAGCTCAGAGCAGGCGAGGCCACAGCCAGGAGACTCAGGGAAAGAAGAGCCAGTGCAGGAGGAGATATGCACCGAAGCCCCTGAGGCTAAGAAAGGTGTTGCTGGTTGCCTGGGACATGCAAGGGGGCTCGCTGATGAGCTTGTCAGAAATGGGTCAGGCTGCTGTACCCAGGGATCAGGGCGCCAACTGACCCTCCATGCTTCTTGGCAGGAGTGGCAGGCTTTGTCGCAGGTGATTGGTTCTCACTTGCAGGGGTTCTGATGATGCCACCCATCTGCAGGTACGCTGGGTTTGGGCCTTAAGGAtgattatgaaacaaaaataaaaaccacaatgcaaAACTGTCCTCGCACACAGCTTCTTGCATTCGTGCACAGCTCTGCCCCATGCTGCCTGCTGTGCCCCCGCCCAACCCCCAAGGCCCTGCTGACA of the Rhinolophus sinicus isolate RSC01 linkage group LG02, ASM3656204v1, whole genome shotgun sequence genome contains:
- the GPR148 gene encoding LOW QUALITY PROTEIN: putative G-protein coupled receptor 148 (The sequence of the model RefSeq protein was modified relative to this genomic sequence to represent the inferred CDS: inserted 6 bases in 5 codons; deleted 1 base in 1 codon; substituted 4 bases at 4 genomic stop codons), coding for MKVERLRLWAHLGKRLPEYGSCVTVARPQDRRAIITYPRWSRGGSERQTPVTLTILWSQRLWXVLHHLQLANILLSDLSYIFFHVLISSSDMGSWALGHVTCGVLTDSVFTAYTSTILSLMATVLHTXLAVTHPLYYLSFMSCETALKVLVLIWLLAYFFPTLLIWLXQDARLEEQGASGILXLSLGTKSGYDPLGTVTHSXILCTVFLCTALLPTXFWRIYAETRISGIWVQGCSWDRSXLLIYSVLITLYVNPMVVFPLDKYHHIGARTYMWLTAASEDIMVLPXAVLPFLYTLXHWGLLGMVWDHFSSRRHSDIVTISQITDFTLWQAEVKEYIVGASASSYGQLLKTVKCNCATRTLR